One window of Gemmatimonas aurantiaca genomic DNA carries:
- a CDS encoding proline iminopeptidase-family hydrolase: protein MRLFDWSTTPRIVLLAAVLAVGSACTTPDATHDVAFTSAAMEDVRYDSVRVGEIMIPTREGLVKVPGGRVFVRQIGNGGGTPLLALHGGPGGTSCRFEVLAPLAADRPVVFYDQLGSGRSDHPADTTLWQVPRFVEEVTAVREALGLERIHLLGHSWGGALAAEYMAAARPAGVVSVILSSPLIDTPRWIADANFLRTQLPDSIRRVLDENEARGTLDTPAYKVATDTFYGRHVRRLPTADEPRCAGVAGNDTIYRQMWGPTEFLSNGSLRNWTRAADLPAITAPTLFIAGEFDEARPETLEQFRATMPDARLTVIPGAAHGAMREKPAEYLDALRTFLRDVESRR, encoded by the coding sequence ATGCGTCTCTTCGACTGGAGCACCACTCCCCGCATCGTTCTGCTCGCCGCCGTCCTCGCGGTGGGCTCGGCGTGCACCACGCCGGACGCCACGCACGATGTGGCCTTCACCAGCGCTGCGATGGAAGACGTGCGCTACGACAGCGTGCGCGTGGGTGAGATCATGATCCCCACCCGCGAGGGATTGGTGAAGGTGCCCGGTGGCCGGGTGTTCGTGCGACAGATCGGCAACGGCGGCGGCACTCCATTGCTTGCCCTGCACGGCGGACCGGGCGGCACGTCGTGTCGCTTCGAAGTGCTGGCGCCGCTCGCGGCGGATCGTCCGGTGGTGTTCTACGATCAACTGGGCTCGGGACGTTCCGATCATCCCGCGGATACGACGCTCTGGCAGGTGCCGCGCTTCGTGGAGGAAGTCACGGCCGTGCGCGAGGCGCTTGGCCTCGAGCGTATTCACCTGCTCGGTCATTCATGGGGCGGCGCCCTGGCGGCCGAGTACATGGCCGCCGCCAGACCGGCCGGTGTGGTGTCGGTGATTCTGAGCAGCCCGCTCATCGACACACCACGCTGGATCGCCGACGCCAACTTCCTGCGTACGCAGCTCCCCGACTCCATCCGGCGCGTGCTCGATGAAAACGAAGCCCGCGGCACGCTCGACACGCCGGCCTACAAGGTGGCCACCGACACCTTCTACGGCCGTCACGTGCGTCGTTTGCCGACGGCTGATGAACCCCGCTGCGCCGGCGTGGCCGGCAACGACACCATCTATCGCCAGATGTGGGGCCCCACCGAATTCCTGAGCAACGGCTCCCTGCGCAACTGGACGCGCGCCGCCGATCTTCCGGCGATCACCGCCCCCACATTGTTCATCGCCGGTGAATTCGACGAAGCGCGGCCGGAGACGCTCGAACAGTTCCGCGCCACGATGCCCGACGCACGTCTGACGGTCATTCCGGGCGCAGCCCATGGGGCCATGCGCGAGAAGCCCGCGGAGTATCTCGATGCGCTGCGCACATTCCTGCGTGATGTGGAGTCGCGACGATAG
- a CDS encoding Dyp-type peroxidase: protein MSIAERQPVTNRLSRAAIFLVASLTDDAAGPDAVRALCGDLAALVRGVGFRDGDGDLSCILGIGSDAWDRLFGAPRPLELHPFREIDGRHRAPATPGDLLFHIRAARMDLCFELAARIVTRLGAAISIDDETHGFKYFDNRDLLGFVDGTENPTGPAAVAATIIGDEDPAFTGGSYVVVQKYLHDLNGWNAVPVAQQEGIIGREKLSDIELAEAAKPTFAHNVLTSITDDKGNDLDILRDNMPFGQVGRGEYGTYFIGYARSPQRIERMLQNMFIGNPPGNYDRLLDFSRAATGGLFFVPSATFLEAAPTAPAPSAVPSSQSDTRTPIPPTALGESASGDGSLAIGSLKDEV from the coding sequence ATGAGCATCGCCGAACGTCAGCCGGTCACCAACAGGCTCTCGCGCGCGGCGATCTTTCTGGTGGCGAGCCTCACCGACGATGCGGCCGGCCCCGACGCCGTACGCGCCCTGTGCGGCGATCTGGCGGCGCTGGTGCGGGGTGTCGGCTTCCGCGATGGCGACGGCGACCTGTCCTGCATTCTTGGTATCGGCTCCGACGCCTGGGACCGGCTGTTCGGCGCACCGCGTCCGCTCGAGCTGCATCCTTTCCGCGAAATCGACGGACGCCATCGCGCACCGGCGACGCCGGGCGACCTGTTGTTCCATATCCGGGCCGCCCGCATGGATCTCTGCTTCGAGCTCGCCGCCCGCATCGTCACACGACTCGGCGCGGCCATCTCCATCGACGACGAGACGCACGGCTTCAAGTATTTCGACAATCGTGATCTGCTGGGCTTCGTGGACGGAACCGAAAATCCGACCGGTCCGGCGGCCGTGGCGGCCACGATCATCGGAGACGAGGATCCCGCATTCACCGGCGGAAGTTATGTCGTCGTCCAGAAATACCTGCACGACCTGAACGGCTGGAACGCGGTGCCCGTTGCCCAACAGGAGGGCATCATCGGACGGGAGAAGCTCTCCGATATCGAGCTGGCCGAGGCGGCCAAACCCACCTTTGCGCACAACGTGCTCACGTCGATCACCGACGACAAGGGCAACGACCTCGACATCCTCCGCGACAACATGCCTTTCGGACAAGTGGGACGCGGCGAATACGGCACCTACTTCATCGGGTACGCCCGATCGCCGCAACGTATCGAGCGCATGCTGCAGAACATGTTCATCGGCAATCCGCCAGGGAACTACGATCGCCTGCTCGATTTCAGCCGGGCCGCGACTGGAGGCCTGTTCTTCGTTCCTTCGGCAACATTTCTCGAGGCGGCGCCGACGGCGCCAGCGCCTTCAGCAGTGCCTTCTTCCCAATCGGATACACGCACGCCCATTCCGCCCACCGCCCTCGGCGAATCAGCTTCGGGTGACGGCTCCCTGGCCATCGGCTCCCTGAAAGACGAGGTCTGA
- a CDS encoding helix-turn-helix domain-containing protein, translating into MHLVELQVLKGVMPSSVAITADVLATANRLREAGGRPPVFAVRVRGSAAGDVRGLVHGVMPLPRGLTGRDADLVIVSSLVTVAEEAVMTRLAQRDALQLQRDLARAAGRGAHVAASCSAVFHVARAGLLDGRRATTTWWLAPMFRRMFPQVTLDADEMIVTDGRITTAGAAMAHLDLMLAIVERYGGPEIAMRCARFLLLDGRRSQSRYMALGFLAAQDAQVARAGKWARAELANGPTVDALAAAAGLSPRTFARRVVRATGLSPVQFLQRMRVERAVELLETTTLSVEEIARQVGYAEPTTLRRLLRREAGRRPRELRPA; encoded by the coding sequence ATGCACCTCGTCGAACTGCAGGTCCTGAAGGGTGTCATGCCTTCCAGCGTGGCCATCACTGCCGACGTCCTCGCGACCGCCAATCGCTTGCGCGAGGCTGGTGGACGTCCGCCGGTGTTCGCCGTGCGGGTCCGGGGATCGGCCGCGGGTGATGTGCGTGGGCTGGTGCACGGTGTCATGCCACTGCCGCGTGGGCTCACCGGCAGGGATGCCGATCTCGTCATCGTGTCCAGTCTGGTGACGGTCGCCGAGGAGGCGGTCATGACACGCCTTGCGCAACGTGATGCGTTGCAGTTGCAGCGGGACCTCGCACGGGCGGCCGGTCGTGGCGCGCATGTCGCCGCGTCGTGTTCCGCGGTCTTTCATGTGGCACGCGCGGGACTGCTCGATGGACGACGCGCCACGACCACCTGGTGGCTGGCGCCGATGTTCCGGCGGATGTTTCCGCAGGTCACACTCGATGCCGACGAGATGATCGTGACGGATGGACGGATCACCACGGCGGGGGCGGCCATGGCGCATCTCGATCTCATGCTGGCCATCGTGGAACGATACGGGGGACCGGAGATCGCGATGCGCTGTGCCCGTTTTCTGTTGCTCGACGGGCGTCGCAGTCAGTCCCGCTACATGGCGCTCGGATTTCTCGCCGCGCAGGATGCACAGGTGGCGCGCGCGGGAAAGTGGGCGCGGGCCGAGCTGGCCAATGGTCCGACCGTGGATGCGCTGGCCGCCGCGGCGGGACTCAGTCCCCGCACGTTTGCCAGGCGCGTCGTGCGGGCCACCGGGCTTTCACCCGTGCAGTTCCTGCAACGCATGCGGGTGGAACGGGCCGTCGAGTTGCTCGAGACCACCACACTTTCGGTCGAGGAGATCGCCCGGCAGGTGGGGTACGCGGAACCCACCACACTGCGCCGGCTCCTGCGTCGGGAAGCCGGCCGTCGCCCACGCGAGCTTCGGCCGGCCTGA
- a CDS encoding M14 family metallopeptidase yields the protein MRASRPAWIRSALALTAIVATPLPAQPGGNQPPRDTVRKVLTIPGLRDGPSTFPLVNYPQMRPKQVGVMDFEHYHTTAELNYWMERWAKEKPDLVEKVQVGTSFGGQPIWQLIVTNRKTGAHTTKPAAFFEGGRHSGEITSSESVLWLTWHVLENYGKDAAITRLLDEKTLYLRPNNNPDGADMYKLTAQANRSSVRPTDNDGDGLLDEDPGDDLDGDGFIRQMRKFVGAGKGTHVVDTLDPKGRLMRAVGAGRGDYLLYPEGIDNDRDGRYNEDGVGGLDLHRNYPYNWRPMAESTGRGHTQFGAGEYPLSEPETRAVFLWQMTHPNISVTNSMDTSVPMHLRGPSTCLASECMFPADLKLVQHYDSVGNSFTNYGLAGDVYWTYGTRGQPKGQERPEPLFGHGPDFGYFQMGQVWYGDELWNGGREKDYNNDGRIDQYEVLRYNDERFGGRGYQMWTKVLHPDLGEVEVGGIDPKFWAQNPPAEDLERWARNQAMFNLTMAMDLPKVEITDVQAARVRGTPKDSATHEVKVTVRNTGRIPTALEQAKRVHMVKPDMLTLEGTGVTVIGARPQEFWMGGYETRVLTVRVRVPQGQAIPMNAKVSSTRGGVASREATLTP from the coding sequence ATGCGCGCCTCCCGCCCCGCGTGGATTCGTTCGGCCCTGGCGTTGACCGCCATCGTGGCCACTCCTCTTCCGGCACAGCCGGGAGGGAACCAGCCTCCTCGTGACACCGTCCGCAAGGTGCTCACCATTCCCGGCCTGCGTGATGGACCGTCCACGTTTCCACTCGTGAACTATCCGCAGATGCGCCCCAAACAGGTCGGCGTGATGGACTTCGAGCACTATCACACCACGGCAGAACTGAACTACTGGATGGAGCGGTGGGCGAAGGAGAAGCCCGATCTCGTGGAGAAGGTGCAGGTGGGCACGTCGTTCGGCGGTCAGCCCATCTGGCAACTCATCGTGACCAACAGGAAGACGGGCGCACACACCACCAAGCCCGCGGCCTTTTTCGAAGGCGGGCGGCATTCCGGTGAGATCACTTCGAGTGAGAGCGTGTTGTGGCTCACCTGGCATGTCCTCGAGAACTACGGCAAGGACGCGGCGATCACGCGGCTGCTCGACGAGAAGACCTTGTATCTGCGCCCCAACAACAATCCCGATGGCGCGGACATGTACAAACTCACCGCGCAGGCCAACCGGTCATCGGTGCGCCCCACCGACAACGATGGCGACGGACTGCTGGACGAGGATCCGGGTGATGATCTCGATGGTGATGGCTTCATCCGCCAGATGCGCAAGTTCGTGGGGGCCGGCAAGGGGACGCATGTGGTCGACACGCTGGATCCCAAGGGGCGTCTGATGCGGGCCGTGGGTGCGGGTCGCGGCGACTATCTCCTGTATCCGGAAGGCATCGACAACGACCGGGACGGTCGATACAACGAGGACGGCGTCGGTGGCCTCGATCTCCACCGCAACTATCCCTACAACTGGCGCCCCATGGCCGAGTCCACGGGGCGGGGGCACACGCAATTCGGAGCCGGTGAGTATCCGCTGTCGGAACCGGAAACCCGCGCCGTGTTTCTCTGGCAGATGACGCATCCGAACATCAGTGTCACGAACTCGATGGACACCTCGGTCCCGATGCACCTGCGGGGTCCCAGCACCTGCCTGGCGAGCGAGTGCATGTTCCCCGCCGATCTCAAGCTCGTGCAGCACTACGACTCGGTGGGCAACTCGTTCACCAACTACGGCCTGGCCGGCGACGTGTACTGGACGTATGGCACCCGCGGTCAACCCAAGGGTCAGGAGCGCCCCGAGCCGCTGTTCGGTCACGGTCCGGATTTCGGCTACTTCCAGATGGGACAGGTGTGGTACGGTGATGAGCTCTGGAATGGCGGGCGCGAGAAGGACTACAACAACGACGGTCGCATCGACCAGTACGAGGTGCTGCGCTACAACGACGAACGCTTCGGCGGACGCGGCTACCAGATGTGGACCAAGGTGTTGCACCCGGACCTCGGCGAAGTGGAAGTGGGCGGCATCGACCCCAAGTTCTGGGCGCAGAATCCGCCCGCGGAGGACCTGGAACGCTGGGCACGCAATCAGGCGATGTTCAACCTGACGATGGCCATGGATCTGCCGAAGGTGGAGATCACCGACGTGCAGGCCGCGCGCGTGCGTGGCACACCGAAAGACTCCGCGACGCACGAAGTGAAGGTGACCGTGCGCAACACCGGACGCATTCCCACGGCCCTGGAACAGGCCAAGCGCGTGCACATGGTGAAGCCCGACATGCTCACCCTGGAGGGCACCGGCGTGACCGTGATCGGTGCCCGCCCGCAGGAGTTCTGGATGGGCGGCTACGAGACCAGGGTGCTCACCGTGCGGGTGCGCGTGCCGCAGGGGCAGGCCATCCCGATGAATGCCAAGGTGAGCAGCACTCGCGGCGGCGTGGCCAGCCGCGAGGCGACGCTCACGCCCTGA
- the trpS gene encoding tryptophan--tRNA ligase, producing the protein MSLLTSLTANVSPDHSAGAHTTIPASVRASDVVLTGDRPTGRLHLGHYAGSLQSRLALQGHCAQTIVVADLQALTDNAGRPAHVAAHVREVMSDYLAVGLDPERTTIALQSRLPALAELTVLYLNLVTVARLERNPTVRAEIEMRGFARDIPAGFLCYPVSQAADITGFRATVVPVGEDQLPMIELSNEIVRRVNRTVGEEVLPECRALLSSTPRLPGIDGRKASKSLGNAISLSATSAEVRELVMAMYTDPGHVRVSDPGKVEDNVVFAYLDAFDPAPEDVAELKRHYTRGGLGDVPLKRRLIDVLNDLLEPIRERRMALAARPDLVDDVIAAGTAVARRETDAVLADVRRAFSL; encoded by the coding sequence ATGTCGCTGCTCACCTCGCTCACTGCCAACGTGTCGCCGGACCATTCGGCCGGCGCCCACACGACAATCCCCGCCTCGGTCCGTGCCTCCGATGTCGTGCTCACCGGGGACCGGCCCACGGGCCGTCTGCATCTCGGGCACTATGCGGGCTCTCTGCAGTCCCGTCTCGCGCTGCAGGGCCATTGCGCACAGACCATCGTGGTGGCCGATCTGCAGGCGCTCACCGACAACGCGGGGCGTCCGGCGCATGTGGCGGCCCATGTGCGCGAAGTGATGAGTGACTATCTCGCCGTTGGACTCGATCCCGAGCGCACCACCATCGCGCTGCAATCGCGATTGCCGGCGCTCGCGGAGCTCACGGTGCTGTATCTCAACCTCGTCACCGTCGCGCGTCTCGAACGCAATCCCACGGTGCGCGCGGAGATCGAGATGCGTGGATTCGCGCGCGACATTCCGGCCGGATTTCTGTGTTATCCCGTGTCGCAGGCCGCGGACATCACCGGCTTCCGCGCGACCGTGGTGCCTGTCGGAGAGGATCAGTTGCCGATGATCGAATTGTCCAACGAGATCGTGCGCCGGGTGAATCGTACGGTAGGCGAGGAGGTGCTGCCGGAGTGCCGGGCGCTGCTGTCGTCCACTCCTCGTCTGCCGGGCATCGATGGACGCAAGGCCAGCAAGTCGCTGGGCAACGCGATCTCGCTGTCGGCCACATCGGCCGAGGTGCGCGAGCTGGTGATGGCGATGTATACCGATCCGGGACATGTGCGGGTCTCGGATCCGGGGAAAGTCGAAGACAATGTGGTGTTTGCCTATCTCGACGCGTTCGACCCGGCCCCGGAGGACGTGGCGGAGCTCAAACGGCACTACACGCGCGGCGGTCTGGGTGACGTGCCCCTCAAGCGTCGTCTGATCGATGTGCTGAACGATCTGCTCGAACCCATTCGTGAACGACGCATGGCGCTGGCGGCCCGCCCCGATCTCGTGGACGACGTGATCGCCGCGGGAACGGCCGTGGCCCGCCGGGAAACCGATGCCGTGCTGGCGGACGTGCGACGCGCGTTTTCTCTTTAA
- a CDS encoding family 1 encapsulin nanocompartment shell protein has translation MNNLHRELAPISSAAWTEIEEEATRTLKRYLAARRVVDVQGPGGFDLSAVGTGHIKQVPALRDGLHVAQREVSPLIELRVPFELSRQAIDDVERGSQNSDWQPLKDAARTIAYAEDHAVFEGYAAAGIEGIRQVTNHAPVQLPSDVRAYPDAIAEAVNKLRLAGVNGPYALLLGADAYTSTMGSSDDGYPILKHVQDLVDQEVIWSPAITGGVVLTTRGGDFDLWLGQDISIGYLTHSAETVTLYFQETMTYLTQTAEAAVVLVP, from the coding sequence ATGAACAACCTGCACCGTGAACTGGCGCCCATCTCGAGCGCGGCCTGGACCGAAATCGAGGAAGAGGCGACCCGCACTCTCAAGCGCTATCTGGCCGCGCGCCGCGTGGTCGATGTGCAGGGTCCCGGCGGATTCGATCTTTCCGCCGTCGGTACGGGCCACATCAAACAGGTTCCGGCACTGCGTGATGGTCTGCACGTGGCGCAACGCGAAGTCAGTCCGCTCATCGAACTGCGGGTTCCGTTCGAATTGTCACGTCAGGCCATCGACGACGTCGAACGCGGATCGCAGAACTCAGACTGGCAACCGCTGAAAGACGCGGCAAGAACCATCGCCTACGCCGAGGATCACGCGGTCTTCGAGGGGTATGCCGCTGCCGGCATCGAAGGCATCCGGCAGGTGACGAACCACGCGCCGGTGCAACTGCCGAGCGATGTGCGTGCGTATCCCGACGCGATCGCCGAAGCGGTCAACAAGTTGCGGCTCGCCGGTGTGAATGGCCCGTATGCCCTGCTGCTCGGCGCCGACGCCTATACCAGCACCATGGGCAGCAGCGACGACGGGTATCCGATCCTGAAACACGTCCAGGATCTCGTCGACCAGGAAGTCATCTGGAGTCCGGCGATCACGGGCGGCGTAGTGCTCACCACCCGTGGCGGCGATTTCGATCTGTGGCTCGGTCAGGACATCTCGATCGGTTACCTCACCCATTCGGCGGAAACGGTCACGCTCTATTTCCAGGAGACGATGACCTATCTCACGCAGACCGCCGAAGCGGCGGTGGTGCTTGTTCCGTAA
- a CDS encoding SLATT domain-containing protein has product MSKADLSFQQPLSWDQLKGRGVDEILDQTWRHISGVAERKTSWYWESIRSKRRISRVARGVVYVMLIVGSLLPLVATLRNTAEEKLLITQIGICCLVVAGLVRFADQAFGWSSGWMRYITTVTAMEASTQRFRNAWRRQLIADQGAVSAETMRQLFELAVALEDDLNTLQAEETNLWIAEFRSGATMLDALIKGTREQVGQRSGGGVPPVVEPQG; this is encoded by the coding sequence ATGAGCAAGGCAGACCTCTCCTTTCAGCAGCCCTTGTCGTGGGATCAGCTCAAGGGCCGTGGTGTCGACGAGATTCTCGATCAGACCTGGCGACACATCAGTGGCGTCGCGGAACGGAAGACCTCCTGGTACTGGGAGAGCATCCGGTCCAAGCGCCGCATCTCACGGGTGGCGCGTGGCGTGGTGTACGTCATGCTCATCGTCGGCTCCCTGCTGCCGCTCGTGGCCACGCTGCGCAATACGGCCGAGGAGAAGTTGCTCATCACGCAGATCGGCATCTGCTGTCTGGTGGTGGCGGGGCTCGTGCGCTTTGCCGATCAGGCGTTCGGATGGTCGTCCGGCTGGATGCGCTACATCACGACCGTGACGGCGATGGAGGCCTCGACACAGCGTTTCCGGAATGCCTGGCGACGACAGTTGATCGCGGATCAGGGCGCGGTGAGCGCGGAGACCATGCGTCAGCTTTTCGAACTCGCCGTGGCGCTCGAGGATGACCTGAACACGCTGCAGGCTGAAGAAACGAATCTGTGGATCGCGGAATTCCGCTCGGGCGCAACGATGCTGGACGCGCTGATCAAGGGGACGCGGGAGCAGGTCGGGCAGCGGTCGGGCGGAGGGGTGCCGCCGGTGGTGGAGCCGCAGGGGTGA
- a CDS encoding DinB family protein has product MDFRLPEAVALLSQTPRTLRSLLGTLPPCWTDATEAPDTWSPTMVVAHLLCADRTNWIIRARIMLADGPHTPSQAQPRVFPRIDPDAQVREMRHIPLSDLLIQFAQARAVCLAQLESWQLGEAELRRTGEHPEFGTVTLAQLLATWTAHDLSHLAQIARVMATQYREAVGPWGAYLRVMRL; this is encoded by the coding sequence ATGGATTTCCGACTTCCGGAGGCGGTCGCGTTGCTGTCGCAGACCCCTCGCACGCTGCGCAGTCTGCTGGGGACACTGCCTCCGTGCTGGACGGATGCGACCGAAGCGCCGGACACGTGGAGTCCGACGATGGTCGTGGCCCATCTGCTCTGTGCCGATCGCACCAACTGGATCATCCGCGCCCGCATCATGCTCGCGGACGGACCACATACACCATCACAGGCGCAGCCCCGCGTGTTCCCGCGTATCGATCCGGATGCCCAGGTGCGGGAGATGCGGCATATCCCGCTGTCCGATCTGCTGATCCAGTTCGCGCAGGCGCGGGCGGTGTGTCTCGCACAACTCGAGAGCTGGCAGCTGGGCGAGGCGGAACTCCGCCGGACGGGCGAACATCCCGAGTTCGGCACGGTCACGCTGGCCCAGCTGCTGGCCACGTGGACGGCACACGATCTGTCGCATCTCGCACAGATCGCGCGTGTGATGGCGACGCAATATCGCGAGGCGGTGGGACCGTGGGGTGCGTACCTGCGCGTGATGCGGCTCTGA
- a CDS encoding ATP-binding protein — MEDQDRLQRILDSMYEYVGLLSVEGTVLDTNQAFLNTSGLSRTDVLGRAFADTYWWSHSPDTQAQVRDAIHRAARGETVRADFRARVGDGLITIDAMFGPTRDQAGTIRELVASGVDVTEQRQLAEQLRQAMKMESMGRLAAGIAHDFNNLLTVIIGHTEMLLDTPRTGDDLESLTEVRDAANRATDMTRQLLAFSRQQMYHPVVLDINHVISDAEHMLRMLVTEDIAIETTLAPTLGHVRADPGQVTQALMNLVVNARDAMPAGGKISIRTFTVIRDEKYARLHEGAQPGRFVAISVSDNGTGMSAEVKARVFEPFFTTKPMGKGTGLGMAVVHGIVRQSGGHIEVESEPGHGTTVTLCFPIVNDPLTVPPVAPTCNDAGGSETLLLVEDDDNVRRLAFRALREAGYHLLEARDGESALRIAKGYTARIDLLITDVVLPGIDGPTCAEVLKLRHPELRVLYTSGYAGESLERRGIERESTAFLQKPYSPRVLRARIRQVLDGGELNEPHAPVPVLPLPERG; from the coding sequence GTGGAGGACCAGGATCGACTGCAGCGCATCCTCGACTCGATGTACGAGTACGTCGGGCTGCTGTCGGTGGAGGGCACCGTCCTCGACACCAACCAGGCGTTTCTGAACACGTCGGGGCTCTCGCGCACCGACGTGCTGGGGCGAGCGTTCGCCGATACGTACTGGTGGTCCCATTCCCCCGACACCCAGGCGCAGGTCCGGGACGCCATACACCGCGCGGCACGGGGTGAGACGGTCCGCGCCGATTTCCGTGCCCGGGTGGGCGATGGGTTGATCACCATCGATGCCATGTTCGGTCCCACACGCGACCAGGCTGGTACGATCCGGGAACTCGTGGCATCGGGGGTGGATGTCACCGAACAGCGGCAACTCGCCGAGCAGTTGCGTCAGGCGATGAAGATGGAGTCGATGGGACGCCTGGCCGCCGGCATCGCGCACGACTTCAACAATCTGCTGACGGTGATCATCGGGCATACGGAGATGTTGCTCGACACCCCGCGCACGGGTGACGATCTCGAGAGCCTGACCGAGGTGCGCGATGCCGCGAATCGCGCGACGGACATGACCCGGCAACTGCTCGCCTTCAGCCGGCAGCAGATGTACCACCCCGTGGTGCTGGACATCAACCATGTCATCTCGGATGCGGAGCACATGCTGCGCATGCTCGTCACCGAGGACATCGCGATCGAGACGACGTTGGCCCCGACGCTCGGCCATGTGCGAGCCGATCCCGGTCAGGTGACACAGGCGCTCATGAATCTGGTCGTCAATGCGCGTGATGCGATGCCGGCCGGTGGCAAGATCTCCATCCGCACGTTCACCGTGATCCGTGACGAGAAGTACGCCCGGTTGCACGAGGGCGCACAGCCGGGACGTTTTGTGGCGATCTCGGTGTCGGACAACGGCACGGGCATGTCGGCGGAGGTGAAGGCACGGGTCTTCGAACCATTCTTCACCACGAAGCCGATGGGCAAAGGGACCGGTCTCGGCATGGCCGTCGTTCACGGCATCGTGCGTCAGAGCGGCGGTCACATCGAGGTCGAGAGCGAGCCGGGGCACGGCACGACCGTCACGCTCTGTTTTCCGATCGTGAACGACCCTCTCACCGTGCCTCCCGTCGCTCCGACGTGCAACGACGCCGGAGGTTCGGAGACGCTGCTGCTCGTCGAGGACGATGACAACGTGCGGCGACTGGCCTTCCGCGCTTTGCGCGAGGCGGGCTATCACCTCCTGGAGGCGCGCGACGGGGAGTCGGCGCTGCGTATCGCGAAGGGCTACACCGCCCGGATCGATCTGCTGATCACCGATGTGGTTCTCCCAGGCATCGATGGACCGACTTGCGCCGAAGTGCTGAAGCTCCGGCATCCCGAACTGCGCGTGCTGTACACGAGCGGTTATGCCGGCGAGAGTCTCGAGCGGCGTGGCATCGAGCGGGAGAGCACGGCATTTCTGCAGAAGCCCTATTCACCCCGTGTGCTGCGCGCGCGAATCCGCCAGGTGCTGGATGGAGGGGAATTGAACGAACCGCACGCACCCGTCCCGGTCTTACCTCTTCCGGAGCGCGGATGA
- a CDS encoding LysR family transcriptional regulator: protein MISLDRLRSLHAVGSYGSLHAAAEALNVTASAISQQIAKLEREVGEPLLERRGRGVALTDAGQLLTGHAERALSVLRQAEAELDARRAVVAGELRVGAFATAIRGLAPGALRTLTMEHPQLQVRLQEMEPFEAIALLERGDIDLALAQDWSNQPLRIPEGFERAPVYDDIADIALPCDHPLATTDAVALSDLAGDAWISWREGSICHDWLMLTLRAQGREPRVQHFALEYATQLSLVNAGLGAAVLPRLGRGPVPDGVRVVPVKPALTRQVYALWRSDATRRTAILATVAAFCGAGSV from the coding sequence ATGATCAGTCTCGACCGACTACGCAGCCTGCATGCCGTGGGGTCATATGGGTCACTGCACGCCGCGGCAGAAGCCCTCAATGTGACCGCGTCGGCCATTTCGCAGCAGATCGCCAAGCTGGAGCGCGAGGTTGGCGAACCGTTGCTGGAGCGCCGGGGACGCGGGGTCGCGCTCACCGATGCGGGACAATTGCTGACCGGACACGCGGAGCGCGCGCTTTCGGTGCTGCGACAGGCGGAGGCCGAACTGGATGCCCGCCGAGCGGTCGTGGCCGGCGAATTGCGCGTGGGCGCGTTTGCGACAGCGATTCGCGGACTCGCACCCGGTGCGCTGCGCACCCTGACGATGGAACACCCGCAACTGCAGGTGCGATTGCAGGAGATGGAACCGTTCGAGGCGATCGCCCTGCTGGAGCGTGGAGACATCGACCTCGCGCTGGCCCAGGACTGGTCCAATCAACCGTTGCGCATCCCCGAGGGATTCGAGCGTGCGCCGGTGTACGATGACATCGCCGATATTGCCCTGCCCTGTGACCATCCGCTGGCAACGACGGATGCCGTGGCGTTGAGCGATCTCGCCGGTGATGCATGGATCTCCTGGCGTGAAGGCTCCATCTGTCACGACTGGCTGATGCTGACCTTGCGCGCGCAGGGCCGGGAACCGCGCGTGCAACACTTCGCGTTGGAGTATGCCACGCAGTTGTCCCTGGTGAATGCCGGACTCGGAGCCGCGGTGCTGCCGCGACTGGGTCGTGGCCCCGTGCCCGATGGGGTGCGTGTGGTGCCGGTGAAGCCGGCCCTGACACGGCAGGTATATGCCTTGTGGCGATCGGATGCGACGCGACGCACCGCCATTCTCGCGACCGTAGCGGCATTCTGTGGAGCAGGATCCGTGTAA